attttacttaaatatgtgaatgaatatttcatgcaaataagatgaaatcaatcaagcaaatatactcatgatttcaaacaattaaaaaaacacacaaataaagaattgttagtcatcataatcaaattgtttgaataaaaatttcaactttaagagaaattttaataagataatggttttgatattacctttttcaggattgaagtgtctagatcttgaaagatgaggatcatgctttttctccttgtttttaattcttgagagatgttctcgtcactttcataatctttggttagaagattaatctccttttctgaaccatcagatgaatcattgtcatcccatgcaatgtatgctttcttagttcttctttcgtcaaatctttttcttttcacttttctccgaccattcttcatttgacggacagttggccttgatgtgaccaatttggttgcatttgtaacacctaaggacttgagaatcatcttgtgattttctgccattattgaaattctgatgcctgtcaattcttcttttcttgatgtatttctaaaatttcttaacaaagaaggaaaaatcttcttcatcatctgaatcttcttcttcgttttcttcttgtattgaagatgaggctttaagggctatgcttctcttctttttgtcattttcttcattatgATTGAGGCAttgaagttccatctcgtgttcctgcaatttaacaaataaagtggcaagagacatggaagaatggtctttactttcagaaatagtagttaccttgggctgccattccctacttaaacatcttaagactttattaattaaatcttcattaggaaagacttttcctaatgatgcaagatggtttactatatgtgtaaatcttttttgcaaactatgaatattttcatttggattcatcctaaataatttcatattcatgggtaagggtatttattctagacctttttacatctgtggttccttcatgggttaactggagagtatcccacatattCTTGGCATTTgtacaatttgacactctaaagtacTCATCTATCCCTAGGGCTAAAGTgatgatgtttttggctttgagattgtactggatttttctcctatcttcttctgtccactgatctctaggtttttgggttgtagtgcttgtgcttatatctactatagtgggtatatgtggtcctaattctattgcttcccaaatatttagatctatggcttcaatgaatatctgcatgcgggttttccaataatggtaaccctcaccattgaaaatgggtggtctgtgaatggaatttccttcaggaaacaagggatttgaggaggccatttatcttgaagtggttagactttctacaagatacctgctctgataccacttgttggatcgagtggcctcagaataattaagaagaggggttgaattaattattcctaaacctttactaattaaaaaattactcttctaaggcttttactaaattattaagagaatgaggagtaaaagagaaacttaacataAAGTataagcggaaattaaatgcacagcggaaagtaaaagagtagggaagaaggaaacaaacacataagagtttttatactggttcgacaacaacccgtgcctacatccaagccccaagcgacctgcggtccttgagatttctttcaaccttgtaaaaatccttttacaagcaaaaatCCACAAGGAatataccctcccttgttctctttgaaaccctagtggatgtaccctccactagaattgatccacaagagatgtaccctctcttgttctcagtcaaacccaagtagatgtaccctctacttgtaccataaaggatgtaccctccaatgtgttaagacaaagatctcaggctttTAAACCTTTGAtgctttgtgaatggggatacaaaagaattttcaggcggttagtcctttgaacacttttgtataagggaatgggaagaatcaaaagaattctcaacctgtgtcattttgaattctttgacaagggagaagggagacacaaaagaattcaggcggttaatcctttgttcttttggaaaagggagaagagagacacaaaaagaattcaggcagttagtccttggcgaattctttttggcaaagggagaaaggaatgaaaaagatgaatagcacaagttttcaaggtttagaaaactagaaaacttcagaaagcttttggtacaaagaagaagaagaagttcaaagagattcaaggcttgtaaaggattgtatgaataagtgtaaaaagtatattgaaaagaaaatcaaagccttgcttttatagactcttcatgtctggccaagaggaacatttagaagagttataacttttagaaaaacttaaaaccaatttgaaaaagtcaaaaaccttttaaagagttacatctttaaaGAGTTACAccttttaatcgattacacaaagcttttatgtgaaaggatgtgactcttcacatttgaatttgaatttcaacgttcaaaggcactggtaatcgattaccaaaacattgtaatcgattacaactttttgaaattaattggaatgttgtaaattcaatttgaaaactttttcaaaacaattttgctactggtaatcgattacaacaatttggtaatcgattaccagagagtaaaactctttggtaaacatgttttgagaaaaatcatgtgctactcaatttttgagaaaaacttttcatacttatcttgattaagccttctcttgattcttgaatcttgagtcttgaatcttgatcttgattcttgagatcttgaaccttgaatcttgattcttgactctaaactttcttcttgagtcttgaattcttcttgattcttatcttgaactcttgaattgttcttgattcacttgagttgttctttgattaatCTTTggttcacttgagttgttctttgagctttttgtcatcatcttttgttatcatcaaaacacctttgaatcacctttgattcaccatgaagcgtTGCTTCTACATCCCAAGTGGGCCATGACAGTTCCTAGAAAAATTAGTCATTGTgcattcaaaaaatttataaacagATGACAAGAAAGACAATTGCCTTGCATGTAAGACTACAGAGGTTCTAAGTTGACATTTGGCACGGACAAGggacaacaaaatattttttttccttgagcAATCAAAACAATGTTAAAACATACACTCATTATAGAACATTATGAAGCTAAGATTTAACAtataatattaacattaaaactcatatcttaaattaaaatgaagacATAAATGTTTCACAAGTCAATTTATTGTAGACACGGAAAAATACTATATTTAATCTAATCAACATTGTGTCTAAGGGTGGGAATAGGTCAGGCCAGACTTTAAAAGGCCTAAGCCTAGTCTACGATGAAATTTTGAGGCCTGAGCCTGGCCTACAAcctatcaaagacttttatttttgcTCGACTTGACATTTTTAAAAGCCTAATCTGGCTTGATAGTCTTTTAAAAGTCTTCTTCACATTAAATCATTTATAGTCCTTTGCTCTGGAATATGAATGGTAATAAGAAagttaaaaggaaaaggaaacatTAACAGGAATAGAAAAACCCATAAGAATAGTGAGAAATATAAAGGGGCACATGACTgacacctaaattgtaattaaagtcttacttgattataTGAATGGAAGTTATGGAGCActaatgtgtaatcaaagtctgctaatttcaaaaaacatattaattgtacccaaaaaataatataagtatacatacatacatacatacatacatatatatatatatatatatatatagatcggcctatcaggcttataagactttaataagcctaagcctggtctatttaatttaataggcttttaaaaaagtctgagcctaaccttttaattaaataggtcagtcCAGGTCAGGATTTATGTAGGCCAGGTCGTAGGCCCCTGTAGGCCGGCctgacctattcccacccctaatgGTGTCccactaaaaaaacaaaaacaaagctCAAGTATCATATAGGACACTAGTATAGCAACGATTTTGAAGTATCTGGACTTCCTAGCTTCCTTTCCAAGACATGTTAATATGAATTAAAACTACAAATGTCccagaaaaacaatttttttctagaATATAAAGTTGAAACCTTTGAggaatttattgttttaaactttaagGAAAAGGTAATGGAAAAGAGTACAAAAATGAATTGGAACTTACTCCTTACTCCCACGGAACATCAACCATAAGCATCCAATCACCATGTTTGTCCTCGTATATAAGAACATATTTTGATCCATGAAGAAGGTCCTTCTGCTTGGTTTCATTCAGTATCTCCCTGCCTAGAATTCCATGAGATCcacacactactagaaaaaagacattctacatcggttaaatGGGACCTTCTACATCGATTTATGATCATTGTCGTAGGAGACGATGTTAAAAGTGGCCGTCTATTCTACGATGGTTGCCAAGAAACGATGTAGAATGttgaacattctacatcggtccttTAGTTgtgaccgatgtagaaaactCAACATTCTACAATGGTCACAGCTTtaggaccgatgtagaatgtcaaTTTTTCTACGACGGTCGTTGAAGAATCGATGCAGAATGCTGAGCATTCTAAGACAATCTTTCACTcgtgaccgtcttagaatagtTAGTATTTCTACATTGGTTCTGACAAGACTGATGTAGAAATgctaacttttttttgtatatggAGCCTTTACATCCCCAAAAATAAAACTGGCTCAACTTCAAACTTGCATAGAGCAGGCATGAGAAActttgtatattaaaataaaaaaattatgctaaTAAATTGGACAACAATAAttgagaaaaaatttaaatattaatttgcatACTCAAGGAAAACATTGTCAATACAAACAAGCCTAACCAATTCAAACTACTACAGCTATAAAAAGCATACCTGGACTTCTAGCCTAAATATTCTCTCATACAAAAATGGAATCACAGTGGTCAGAAGACTCTGGTAGCCATTTGGTTTAGGGGTTGCAATATAATCTTTCacctaaaacaaaacaaaccaaATATTCCACACCAGTCAATGAAAATTTATGTCtcttaaaattcaaattgtgattggaaTCATATATGTATGAATGGAAAACTGTATGAATGATTACTACCTTTAGATTTGAGGACAAAGAGAGTGTCTGCATCTCTTCGATGTTGTTGAGACATAAGTGAATGCTAAACAACATAAGTGTTGAATGGTGGACACTAAATAGAGCATAGTCGATTTGTGAACCTCAAAGTTTATGTcgcaattaaaaattaaaatattatgaaagtagttaaaaataaatacattattaaaGCCTGTAAGATACATGGCTTAAATACTAAAGAACTAAACAGAGGAACAAGAAATTAGAGATAAGAAAGGGATAATAAAactatgaattatatatattacttttgatTTGAGAACAAGGAGCACTTGCATCAGCATCTTTTTGGTGGTGTTGTTGCCAAGCATTTTCGTTCTCTTCTTCATGTAATCTTGTTGAGGTTGGAATAACTCAAGgccaaataatataattattttgaatggtGAAATTTATAAAAGGAGTAGTGATATGTGAATAATTTATtgttcaaatataatttatcagtATTCTTAACTTACTCTATTCGATCCCCTATTCTTATAActggttatttatttttatttttatccttgttaatttatttgatatctctctttatatcaagtaattaaatcaaaatatttatgtcattttatatttattaacaagCTTATTggctaatattattaaatatttttatccaaTCAACTAGCtagcttataaatttttatcatttcagCTCTTATGAGTTTCAACTaatttataagtttaattttcaactaaCTTGTAAATTTGTTTTGACAAATACTCTTGTATcaaatattttctgtttttatctgTATGACCTAGAGAGAAAGTAACTACcaatatttattgttaaaaaatagaGTGGAGTGAATTTATAAGCAACTAGATAACGTTGTAGTAAATTACCCATAGGCATCAACAATTTTTTGGGAAGAAGTGAATTTGTTTGTGCAAGGAGGTTGTACCTTCACTAAGGCGCCAATGACTCCAAGAGTGGTAAGCCTCAAATACTCAAATAATCTGGACTTACTGGTTGTATTAAGGAAGGGATACAAATATAGAGATATATGAGCTGCAGATGAGAAAAAGGTAAGTGTAAAGAGTGAATATAGTAATATCTTTTTCCTTCAAGTGTTAATTTCAATGAGCCAAAACCCTGCTGAAACATATATGGTAATGTCAAAGCAATCTCCTTAATTTTATATCAACAAAAAGGGTTGAAAATATTCTtacaaaatagaaaagaatgaattgaaaaatattaaagtaagaaaattttaaaaagaaaaaaaatctgaaaatacAAGCTATTATATGTCTATTGTTTGCTGCTGGTTAATAATAgtataatcataatcataagcTGACCAGAAACTTGTATATGTCTATTGTCTACAAGCTACTATCATGTTTTATCCAATAAATGTTTCgtgataagataaaatcattAGGTGGCAAAGTACACTTCATGTAGccattaatttcattaattctAACCAACTGTTTTGGGTTGACACTTgcattaaataaaagataatggtGGACAAAGTTCATTAATTCTCACCTTTAAAGATAATGTTTATTTCTATGTAACCAGTAACCACATAGACCATATTGACTCAAACCACACAACTCaccttttttaaacttttttttcccGTGACTGCAAAACAATAGTGGACAAAGTGATTCTAGTATCATCGGACATCATCACTTGAAACTCAATTCATATTGAATAAGAATTAGACATAGACTAAATACAAAtcaaataagaataattttaatttttactaacGTAGACATcttaaatatattcttatttattaaataaaaaataaaaaaataaaattaattatttaaatacatctaactttttatttaatatttatttttataaaatattagtaagattaataagaaaacaaaataaaaatataacagtAGTTGCATCACTCAATCTATGTTCCTTATATAATCTTCCTACTTATTAAAGGAAGAAAAGGTcgactttttcttttctaaacaaGAATTTTAGGAAAATCAttgtttaatatatagattCAGGATATATCAActcaaaaaaattgaagatatgTAAAAGGATAAAGGGacaatcaatttaaattaaaatattactttgTAATTCATACCTGTGACACAGTCCCATCAATTCCAGAAATGAGCATCAAGTCAGCAAACTGATTCTTATCAAAGTGAAATTGagcctttaaaaaatattgcacCCACAAAAAATGTGTTACCAAACataaatctaattttaaaatttaaattaaggtctttatatttttgtaatcaTACTTTCTATTTAAAATTAGATACATAAATCTAATTTTAGATTTATGTATTAAGTGCCTCTGGTACTAATCTATAATATATATCCTATTTTTgccgagaaaaaaaaattagatacataaataaatattcattatcTATTTCTAAAATTGAACAGGTGCATCCATATGTCTAACAAATATACAGGTTGCTTTGAGCCTAAACCAGTAAACACACCTTCACCGGGCCCAGAACATAACAAATATATAGCAACTTTAAGCTCACAACTCTGCTACTCTACTTCAGTGAATAACCAGTGTAAAGCActagtttttctaatttttactaCTTTAGTTTGCTAAGACCAATTCCACATACGATAGCAACacaaacagaaaaacaaaaataattataaatgctTCAACACTTCATCCATTATTAAGTTAAATCTCACATTGGTGTCACTAGATAACCTGGACCCACTCTTTATTATCGAGCCTAGCTAGAAGTTCATTTAACAATAGTGTTAAAAAGAGATTGTTATAATGACCAACTCATTATCAATCCCCTTCACATGATTAATCAATTAACAAATGTCCttttgaaggaaataaaattacatgccCTAGTTCTCATACATAACTAACATCCAAATTTTTCTAATAACTTGCATGCACAATGAAGTCTCAAACCTCCTGTATCACTTTAGACCGCCTCTTTCTTGCTTACTGTTGTTATGACTTTGCTCTAATGATGATACAGGGAATGCAATGAAAGCAAGCCTATGCACCAccctacaactttttttttatataaatattaaaaatacaagagaaagataaaaaagcaGACTAACCAATCATttcctccttcatcttttcTCGTTTTTCTGCAGCAAGGGGCTCTAGTCGCTGAATGGATTTCCTAGCTTGATCATTTTAGGGATCAATTTCTAAGATCTTTTTCATATTTgccaattatttttgaaaaaagtgGCAAGAATGATAGAAGATGGAAGTCTATAAGAATCAGAAAGCTATTAGTGTGGTAAATACACAGTCGTCCAATTGTACATTAAGACCAAAATAAAGGGATAATTACAAGAAGCTCCCTTAGGTGAGTACTCATTGCACTTGACACATTTCTTATTTGAGAAATTACACCTCCCTTACTTTGTATAATTACCCTCCActctattataaaatttgaactcaCCAGCAATGGCCTCTTCAAAATGCTCAAGCTTTTCATGAGCTTCTCCTCTTCTTACCAAAGCTTTAACGCACACAAGATTCAGTTCTAATGCCTCTGTGCattctttaattgtgttatcaTATTTTCCCTGTGGCATACTTAACACATGTTAAAGAAACAATGGTAATAATACAAGATAAACTATATAGCTTCAATTCTTATTGTCTCTAGCAGTTTGCTATAACAGAGTCCCTCTTCATTGAAGTAGGATCAGGTTTTGCTCGGATTTATTACATTAGGgaataataaagttaaaattagaTTCTTGCTACTCCTAAATTATCTTCTAGATAACAAAGTTAAAATTAGAGTACTGCACACaattttaagaagaagaaaaaacaaagctagcttttagagaaacaatactTGTCATCGAAATCATCGGAGAAAGGAAACCTCTTGGTGATCTTGAGCATCATGAACttggaaggtggaaggtgcgAGAGAGGAGGCCTTCCATGCGCAAGCTCCAACGCGGTTATCCCAAAAGACCATATATCAGCCTCGAAACTGTAACCTGTGTGTGAGTGAATCACCTCAGGAGCCATCCAATAGGGCGTGCCGACAACATTAGTGAACTTCAGAGACGAAGAAGAAgacgtggtggtggtggtggtggactCGTATATGGAAGCGGAGACACCGAAATCAGCAAGCTTCACTTGCCCATTGGTGTAAATGAGGATGTTACCGGCTTTAATGTCTCTATGGAGATGCTGGCAGTGGAGGTAGGAGAGCGCGTTGAGCGTGTCTCTGAGAACCACGGTGATGTAGGGCTCCATTAAGCCGTTGGGGTGGGAATGAGAAATGATGGATTGAAGTGATCCTGCGGCCATGAACGACATCACCACCCAGAGGCAGCGATCCACTGTGAAGGAACAATGTGCTTTGAGGATGTTGGGGTAGGAAAGGAGGGATGGGGTTTTGGCCTCGCAACGGGCATCGTCTAAGTTAGGCCGGGAGCGGTCGAGTTTGATGGATTTGATTGCGACGGCGGCAGAGTTCATGGGAAGCTCGAATCTTGGATTCTAGGGTTTGCGACGATACAGGAATccataactttaatttttaatttattgtttttaaaattaacaaaggCGGTTTGCTAAACACACCCGTCGTAGAAGGAACTGGGAAAATTATGAAAACGCCATCTCACTGTAACTACGAAGACGAGTGTTGAAGAGCGTCGTAGTTAGTTACtccttaattacaaaaaatgcCACCgaaacacattctaagacagttctaGGGAACTGCcttagaatgtgcgtcgtaaaaaaattattttttagtagtgacatTTACCTGAAATCATACCAAAACAAGCAGTAACCAGATCTAGGGAGACTGTCCATGCATAAATAATTGAAAGGTTAAAACTTTCCACATAAaactgattcttttttacttatagTAAAACAACTGAACATTTTTTCTAGAGTAAAAGATAATTCTGGATGTGTAGAGTAATTCTTCAAGCCCATTTTCCTTAAATAGGGAGCACCATCCATACTGACCTTGACGAACAGTGCACCAAGCCCCTTTTTTCCATCAAATTTTTCATTGTTCTTTGAAGTAGTTGccaatgaattttttcagaATGATCTTATAGTAGGCCACCCCACGACCTGATCCCTGGCACACAAGTATGATTAAAGGTGATTTCCACAATTAATCATAATATGATCAGTTATAGTTTTCCACTTACTTAGTAGCTGGTGCACTATCGTTATTATTTGCATAACCATCAATACTTGGTCTAGTTTCTTTGGCCTTTGTTGTTGCTacttctttcattttgttttcctGAGCCCCAACCTTAACATGAGTAGAACCAGGTTTTAATCCGAAGTTAGAAGCAGGCCTGGGAGATAGTATCGGATTGGGGACCTCTAAACCAACTAGAAATTTCCCCTGCATGATAGATTGGGGACTTTTAGTGTCTGGCCAAGCAAGCAATTAAAAAGTACATGTTCTTCAAGTAAATTGGTGTTTACCTCCGAGGAGATGCTGTTCATGGAATCTAAGAATCCTCTTAGATTCAGGACTTTTTTGCCAATGCTTCattgttttcatcttttattaCCAATGGGGCTCTTCTTGTTGTGATTGTCATCTCAATGTTTTTGGTTGACAAGTATGGTAGAAGAAAATTCTTTCTGAACCTGGCTTTGAAATGATATGCTGCATGGTAACTACTATTACATGTTTATTGTCCTTGAGTTTCATCCAACAAGTGCAATGCTAATTGCTAATTGGACTTTTTGATTGTTTTGCAAATTATCACATGTGTAGTTTTAGTTGTGGACTTTGGACACGGCAAAAAACTTGGGATAGAAGTGAGTGTGTTTATGGTTGAAAGTAGGGGAATGACAACATAAGGCAACTCATAAAAGCTCAAATATGTAAGAGATACATAAGTTTATggattttaagaaatttgttgcaTGCCCAATGTCCAATAAAACGTGCATGGTATATTTTGAAGTCAGATTTTAAAGA
Above is a window of Glycine soja cultivar W05 chromosome 12, ASM419377v2, whole genome shotgun sequence DNA encoding:
- the LOC114379574 gene encoding serine/threonine-protein kinase BLUS1-like isoform X3, encoding MNSAAVAIKSIKLDRSRPNLDDARCEAKTPSLLSYPNILKAHCSFTVDRCLWVVMSFMAAGSLQSIISHSHPNGLMEPYITVVLRDTLNALSYLHCQHLHRDIKAGNILIYTNGQVKLADFGVSASIYESTTTTTTSSSSSLKFTNVVGTPYWMAPEVIHSHTGYSFEADIWSFGITALELAHGRPPLSHLPPSKFMMLKITKRENMITQLKNAQRH
- the LOC114379574 gene encoding serine/threonine-protein kinase BLUS1-like isoform X1, whose amino-acid sequence is MNSAAVAIKSIKLDRSRPNLDDARCEAKTPSLLSYPNILKAHCSFTVDRCLWVVMSFMAAGSLQSIISHSHPNGLMEPYITVVLRDTLNALSYLHCQHLHRDIKAGNILIYTNGQVKLADFGVSASIYESTTTTTTSSSSSLKFTNVVGTPYWMAPEVIHSHTGYSFEADIWSFGITALELAHGRPPLSHLPPSKFMMLKITKRFPFSDDFDDKENMITQLKNAQRH
- the LOC114379574 gene encoding serine/threonine-protein kinase BLUS1-like isoform X2, which produces MNSAAVAIKSIKLDRSRPNLDDARCEAKTPSLLSYPNILKAHCSFTVDRCLWVVMSFMAAGSLQSIISHSHPNGLMEPYITVVLRDTLNALSYLHCQHLHRDIKAGNILIYTNGQVKLADFGVSASIYESTTTTTTSSSSSLKFTNVVGTPYWMAPEVIHSHTGYSFEADIWSFGITALELAHGRPPLSHLPPSKFMMLKITKRFPFSDDFDDKYCFSKS